One stretch of Streptomyces agglomeratus DNA includes these proteins:
- a CDS encoding beta-ketoacyl synthase N-terminal-like domain-containing protein, which translates to MRTDAMDPAQIRQLMEDQLRLSRRLKSRIQELEDEKHAPLAVTGMSVRLPGGLDTPEAYWDFLRAEGTADSPIPEDRPGLRAVYDPVPGKPGRSYVDRAGFLSDISHFDAEFFGISQREAKLLDPQQRMLLETAWEAMERAGIAVRRSDRLDVGVYLGMMASEYGERLEDRSDMTRIDPYYTTGGGLCFGAGRISHVMGFRGPVMSVDTACSSSLSALHLAVRALRAGECRYALVCGSNLLLSASLMVSLCQTRAVSPSGRSKSFLATADGYGRGEGVGAIVLMRQDDAEREGRPVLAAVRGSAVNHDGAASGLTAPNGPAQQEVFRAALADARVGAGELGYVEAHGTGTALGDPIEVGALDEVVGAAVRERGVPLPIGSVKARLGHLEAASGIAAVIKTVLMLQHGEIPAALPDDGAELNPHIPWDRLALTVPRRNQPWPLARKVAGVNSFGMSGTNAHVVLEAYEPAHPAPAPRTGRPELLTLSAKDPVALAELAVAVGGYLKKADPAQLPALCHTLRTGRATFAHRLAVTGTTVTELAEGLEAARGATAPAAGLRVAVLRVRADDARLAEALTELSDAFPRAAAGLPAEGQRPAAALAELAGRFGIRVRTEQESAGTGAAARLEWETPDGAASLPLVGEQPGTAPRLLLAALAGLFLAGADLRFEGLGTPDTRLLGDLPTYPFQRKRFWIDEPLTGAGDGGTQAAREERGKAAPAPQDREAVRAYLMAELTEALHASQEPDPDGSFLDAGGDSFLSTLFITKVEESYELGLTAEELPLELPLRELFGRLADDIADRAGARADGEEPIA; encoded by the coding sequence ATGAGGACGGACGCTATGGACCCCGCGCAGATACGGCAGCTGATGGAGGATCAGCTCAGGCTCTCCCGCCGGCTCAAGTCCCGCATTCAGGAGCTGGAGGACGAGAAGCACGCACCGCTCGCCGTGACCGGCATGAGTGTGCGGCTGCCCGGCGGGCTCGACACACCCGAGGCGTACTGGGACTTCCTGCGCGCGGAGGGCACGGCCGACTCACCGATCCCGGAGGACCGGCCCGGCCTGCGCGCCGTGTACGACCCCGTACCCGGCAAGCCCGGCCGCTCCTACGTCGACCGGGCCGGGTTCCTCTCCGACATCTCCCACTTCGACGCCGAGTTCTTCGGCATCTCGCAGCGCGAGGCCAAACTGCTCGACCCGCAGCAGCGGATGCTGCTGGAGACGGCCTGGGAGGCCATGGAGCGCGCGGGCATCGCCGTCCGCCGCTCCGACCGGCTCGACGTGGGCGTCTACCTGGGCATGATGGCGTCCGAGTACGGGGAACGCCTCGAGGACCGCTCCGACATGACCCGCATCGACCCCTACTACACCACCGGCGGCGGGCTGTGCTTCGGCGCCGGCCGCATCAGCCACGTGATGGGCTTCCGCGGGCCGGTGATGAGCGTGGACACCGCGTGCTCCTCGTCGCTGAGCGCCCTGCACCTCGCCGTCCGCGCCCTGCGCGCCGGTGAGTGCCGCTACGCGCTCGTGTGCGGGTCCAACCTGCTGCTGTCCGCCAGCCTGATGGTCTCCCTGTGCCAGACCCGCGCCGTGTCACCGTCCGGCCGCTCGAAGTCCTTCCTCGCCACAGCGGACGGATACGGACGGGGTGAGGGCGTCGGGGCGATCGTCCTGATGCGCCAGGACGACGCCGAGCGCGAAGGGCGGCCCGTACTGGCCGCCGTCCGGGGCTCCGCGGTGAACCACGACGGAGCCGCTTCCGGGCTCACCGCGCCCAACGGACCCGCGCAGCAGGAGGTGTTCCGCGCGGCGCTGGCCGACGCCCGGGTCGGAGCCGGTGAGCTGGGATACGTCGAGGCACACGGCACCGGCACCGCGCTCGGTGATCCCATCGAGGTCGGCGCGCTCGACGAGGTGGTCGGCGCCGCCGTGCGCGAGCGGGGTGTCCCGCTGCCCATCGGCAGCGTCAAGGCGCGCCTCGGCCACCTGGAGGCCGCGTCCGGAATCGCCGCCGTCATCAAGACCGTGCTCATGCTCCAGCACGGCGAGATCCCCGCCGCGCTGCCGGACGACGGCGCGGAACTCAACCCGCACATCCCCTGGGACCGGCTGGCCCTCACCGTGCCGCGCCGCAACCAGCCGTGGCCGCTGGCCCGCAAGGTGGCCGGGGTCAACTCCTTCGGCATGAGCGGCACGAACGCCCATGTCGTCTTGGAGGCGTACGAGCCGGCGCACCCGGCTCCCGCCCCCCGCACCGGCCGCCCCGAGCTCCTGACCCTGTCCGCCAAGGACCCGGTGGCCCTCGCGGAGCTGGCCGTAGCGGTCGGCGGGTACCTGAAGAAGGCGGACCCGGCCCAGCTGCCCGCCCTGTGCCACACCCTGCGCACCGGGCGTGCCACCTTCGCCCACCGGCTCGCGGTCACCGGTACGACGGTCACCGAGCTCGCCGAGGGGCTCGAAGCGGCGCGCGGCGCCACCGCCCCTGCCGCGGGGCTCCGTGTGGCCGTGCTGCGGGTCCGCGCGGACGACGCGCGGCTCGCCGAGGCCCTCACGGAACTGTCGGACGCCTTCCCCCGCGCCGCCGCGGGGCTGCCCGCCGAGGGTCAGCGTCCGGCCGCCGCACTGGCGGAACTGGCCGGCCGGTTCGGCATCCGGGTCCGTACCGAGCAGGAGAGCGCCGGAACGGGGGCGGCGGCCCGGCTGGAGTGGGAGACACCGGACGGCGCCGCCTCGCTGCCGCTCGTCGGCGAACAGCCCGGCACCGCGCCCCGGCTCCTGCTCGCCGCCCTCGCCGGACTCTTCCTGGCGGGCGCGGACCTCCGGTTCGAGGGGCTGGGTACGCCGGACACCCGGCTGCTGGGCGACCTGCCGACGTACCCCTTCCAGCGCAAGCGGTTCTGGATCGACGAGCCGCTCACCGGCGCGGGCGACGGCGGTACGCAGGCGGCGCGGGAGGAGCGGGGAAAGGCGGCGCCCGCACCACAGGACCGCGAAGCGGTGCGGGCCTATCTCATGGCCGAACTCACCGAGGCCCTGCACGCATCGCAGGAGCCCGACCCGGACGGGTCCTTCCTCGACGCCGGCGGCGACTCGTTCCTGTCGACCTTGTTCATCACCAAGGTCGAGGAGAGCTACGAACTCGGCCTCACGGCCGAGGAGCTGCCACTGGAGCTGCCCCTGCGGGAGCTGTTCGGCAGGCTGGCCGACGACATCGCCGACCGGGCCGGGGCCCGGGCGGACGGAGAGGAACCGATCGCATGA
- a CDS encoding thioesterase II family protein has product MTHFVRPRRLEHPAVRLVVFHHAGGSASAYFPLTRHLPPDWDVLLLDLPGRGKRHALPALEDMELIVAAATEDVVPYADGPPLALFGHSLGAVVAFETARELEARGAGPGWVGVSGRGAPGHEVLTRLPDHDSSDAELMARLKSMGGMPHQLDEVPAFRDRFLQLVRRDLRAVSAYRPDPHRAPLAAPLTVFGAAQDDWAPLASMAPWARQTRARFSRRVYPGGHFHFLGGAFEAFAADLAEEISFALLPAAPVPSHLVRTSV; this is encoded by the coding sequence ATGACGCACTTCGTACGGCCGCGCCGGCTCGAACACCCCGCCGTGCGCCTGGTGGTCTTCCACCACGCGGGCGGGTCGGCCTCCGCCTACTTCCCGCTCACGCGTCACCTGCCGCCGGACTGGGACGTACTGCTGCTCGATCTCCCTGGCCGGGGCAAGCGGCACGCGCTGCCCGCCCTGGAGGACATGGAACTGATCGTGGCCGCCGCGACCGAGGACGTCGTGCCGTACGCGGACGGACCGCCGCTGGCTCTGTTCGGGCACAGCCTCGGGGCCGTCGTGGCCTTCGAGACGGCGCGCGAACTGGAGGCCCGCGGCGCGGGACCGGGCTGGGTCGGTGTGTCGGGGCGAGGCGCACCCGGTCACGAGGTACTGACCCGGTTGCCCGATCACGACAGCTCGGACGCGGAGCTGATGGCCCGGCTGAAGAGCATGGGCGGAATGCCCCACCAACTGGACGAGGTACCGGCGTTCCGCGACCGGTTCCTGCAACTCGTCCGCCGGGACCTGCGCGCCGTCTCCGCCTACCGTCCGGACCCGCACCGCGCGCCGCTGGCGGCGCCGCTGACGGTCTTCGGCGCCGCGCAGGACGACTGGGCGCCGCTCGCTTCGATGGCACCCTGGGCGCGGCAGACGCGGGCGCGGTTCAGCCGGCGCGTCTACCCTGGAGGGCATTTCCACTTCCTGGGCGGCGCCTTCGAGGCGTTCGCCGCGGACCTGGCCGAGGAGATCAGCTTCGCGCTCCTGCCCGCCGCCCCGGTTCCGTCCCACCTCGTACGAACTTCCGTGTGA
- a CDS encoding flavin reductase family protein, with protein MTQDARTADIRPLMAGFPTGVAVITTLAPGGEPWGMTCTSLCSVALDPPTLLVCLRRGSPTLEAVQSSGSFSVNLLHSQARATAELFASGAKDRFEKVAWRTVGPVGGPHLFESAHTIADCSVDDVQAVGDHAVVMGLAVAVTQLQLQLPLLYGMRRYGSWTDAAEDSHLYYDFMS; from the coding sequence ATGACGCAGGACGCCCGCACGGCCGACATCCGCCCGCTCATGGCCGGCTTTCCCACCGGCGTCGCCGTCATCACGACGCTCGCCCCGGGCGGTGAGCCGTGGGGGATGACGTGCACTTCGCTGTGCAGCGTGGCCCTCGATCCGCCGACGCTGCTGGTCTGTCTGCGCCGGGGCAGCCCGACGCTGGAGGCCGTGCAGAGCAGCGGCTCGTTCTCGGTCAATCTGCTGCACAGCCAGGCCCGTGCCACGGCGGAGCTCTTCGCCTCCGGTGCGAAGGACCGCTTCGAGAAGGTCGCCTGGCGAACCGTGGGTCCTGTCGGGGGGCCGCACCTGTTCGAGTCGGCGCACACCATCGCCGACTGCTCCGTCGACGACGTGCAGGCGGTCGGCGACCACGCCGTGGTCATGGGACTCGCCGTCGCAGTGACGCAACTCCAGTTGCAGCTGCCGCTGTTGTACGGGATGCGCCGCTACGGCTCCTGGACGGACGCCGCCGAGGACAGCCACCTGTACTACGACTTCATGTCCTGA
- a CDS encoding MFS transporter, whose amino-acid sequence MAANPAEETLIPPARTPKPLLFLVTGGMGLSMFVLYAIGALGPFIIDDLGISRSQLGLLTAVTFGSATVLSLYAGQIADLIGGRRAFVLLLLLVAADFTLLIVTETYGFLLGALVLGGAAQSLANPSTNKLIAAHVPPERRAIAVGVKQSGVPLAAFTAGLTLPALAQAMSWRAALALVVPVALAAALAALLLPRDPHRPRARALTLPAPPNVPTRWLMAFSLCVGCGLAALNTYLPLYAHQRLSMGEQTAGALIAAIGVSGIASRLLWARLSDRMDVPVSLLVLAVSSVAFGALIPAATGAHWLIWVGAVGLGGSAAAANAISMVAVTKGSGFGRTGHASALVSMGFFAGFVAGPVAFGLLTDATGGFGAGWTLVAAVFAAAGLCAWGGRRAVRASV is encoded by the coding sequence GTGGCGGCCAACCCGGCTGAGGAGACGCTGATCCCGCCCGCGCGCACGCCAAAGCCCCTGCTCTTCCTGGTCACGGGCGGCATGGGCCTGTCGATGTTCGTGCTCTACGCGATAGGCGCGCTGGGGCCGTTCATCATCGACGACCTGGGAATCTCACGTTCCCAGCTGGGGCTGCTGACCGCGGTGACGTTCGGCTCGGCGACGGTGCTCTCGCTGTACGCGGGGCAGATCGCCGACCTGATCGGCGGCCGCCGGGCGTTCGTCCTGCTGCTGCTGCTCGTCGCCGCGGACTTCACGCTGCTGATCGTGACCGAGACGTACGGCTTCCTGCTCGGCGCGCTGGTGCTGGGCGGGGCGGCCCAGTCGCTCGCCAACCCCTCGACGAACAAGCTGATAGCCGCTCATGTGCCGCCGGAGCGCCGGGCGATCGCCGTCGGCGTCAAGCAGTCCGGTGTGCCGCTCGCCGCCTTCACCGCCGGTCTCACCCTGCCCGCGCTGGCCCAGGCGATGTCCTGGCGGGCGGCCCTGGCCCTGGTCGTTCCCGTCGCGCTGGCGGCGGCGCTGGCGGCGCTCCTGCTGCCTCGTGACCCGCACAGGCCCAGGGCGCGCGCCCTGACCCTGCCGGCGCCGCCCAACGTCCCCACCCGGTGGCTGATGGCCTTCTCGCTCTGCGTCGGGTGCGGGCTCGCGGCGCTCAACACCTACCTCCCCCTCTACGCGCACCAGCGGCTGTCCATGGGGGAGCAGACGGCCGGGGCGCTCATCGCCGCGATCGGTGTGTCCGGCATCGCCAGCCGCCTGCTCTGGGCGCGCCTGAGCGACCGGATGGACGTACCGGTGTCGCTGCTCGTCCTCGCCGTCTCCTCGGTGGCGTTCGGGGCGCTGATCCCGGCCGCCACCGGGGCGCACTGGCTCATCTGGGTCGGAGCCGTCGGACTCGGGGGGTCGGCGGCCGCGGCGAACGCGATCTCGATGGTGGCGGTGACCAAGGGCAGCGGCTTCGGCAGGACGGGCCACGCCTCGGCCCTGGTCTCGATGGGATTCTTCGCCGGCTTCGTGGCCGGGCCGGTCGCCTTCGGTCTGCTGACCGACGCGACCGGCGGCTTCGGCGCCGGCTGGACGCTGGTGGCCGCCGTCTTCGCCGCGGCCGGACTGTGCGCCTGGGGCGGGCGCCGCGCCGTCCGGGCGAGCGTGTGA
- a CDS encoding TetR/AcrR family transcriptional regulator gives MLIPKKPDTRRLRAEQTRQRILDAAMKLFFRHGYAATTIESIAREAKVSVQTVYFSFGNKQQILRDLIDVHAAGEDGSGLMPARPQVAEALSVKDPRQQLRLLARITRTVNERVAPLLEVLRNAAAAYGEAADLWQTNKVQRRLVQRQFVDVLADRELLPEGLGNERALDICYALLGPELYHLLASEREWTQEQWEDWVYEGLCQNLISGGTPARHVDDAVP, from the coding sequence GTGCTGATCCCGAAGAAGCCGGACACGAGGCGTCTACGAGCGGAGCAGACCCGGCAGCGGATACTCGACGCCGCGATGAAGCTCTTCTTCCGGCATGGCTACGCGGCGACGACCATCGAGTCCATCGCGCGGGAGGCCAAGGTCTCCGTACAGACGGTCTACTTCTCGTTCGGGAACAAGCAGCAGATCCTGCGCGACCTGATCGACGTCCACGCGGCCGGTGAGGACGGCTCGGGACTGATGCCGGCCCGTCCGCAAGTGGCCGAAGCGCTCTCCGTGAAGGACCCCCGTCAGCAGCTCAGGCTCCTGGCGCGGATAACCCGCACGGTCAACGAACGGGTCGCCCCGCTCCTCGAGGTGTTGCGCAACGCCGCGGCCGCCTACGGCGAGGCGGCGGATCTGTGGCAGACCAACAAGGTCCAGCGCCGGCTCGTCCAGCGTCAGTTCGTCGACGTACTGGCGGACCGGGAACTGCTGCCCGAGGGACTCGGCAACGAGCGGGCCCTCGACATCTGCTACGCGCTCCTCGGCCCGGAGCTGTACCACCTGCTGGCCTCCGAGCGCGAGTGGACGCAGGAGCAGTGGGAGGACTGGGTGTACGAGGGCCTCTGCCAGAACCTGATCAGCGGTGGCACCCCGGCTCGCCACGTGGATGACGCCGTGCCCTGA
- a CDS encoding aminotransferase class III-fold pyridoxal phosphate-dependent enzyme has protein sequence MKFGFLAHAVSPGHRNQLRGLDLLGRLLDDHRGTVREPGPRLHVPLPMLTSVTSLTGSRCTGEIRALAYTAEQLLRRPTAARAVVAAEVTALEEAGARIVGLGGATSIVGDRGQWTAGQVGVPVTSGNSLTTYAAHQAVLDCVRLLGLSPRSAPLVVVGYPGSIALAMARLLLADGFRLDLVTRRSRRAADALLSYLEPEQHENVTLRQDVYACGDGPRLYVTASSSGGVIDTARLHPGSVVVDVALPRDAPVPPAGRDVVVVDGGLVSAVDGVVTGDGTLPGPTQQLNGCLAETVVLALEDRAESWSLGREIDVEGVRRIGALAARHGFLPTPLAGFGRTLADDDIARLSVHHLPRSRPSAPPDTTTQTRQRFRDHINPPMARLFAAHGMDRVFTRAEGCELITADGAAYLDFVAGYGALNLGHNHPHVVAGLRDFLGRGAPTFAQYISMPVQAAELAERLSALAPGAPERVFFSNSGTEAVEAALKLARAATGRTRLVHADNSYHGKTMGALSVTGRDTHRAPFAPLLSDCVGVPYGDAEALAAVIDGAAAFIVEPVQGEGGVVLPPPGYLLEAQRLCRRAGAVFVLDEIQTGLGRTGAMFAAEHDGLRPDVLCLAKSLSGGLVPIAATLVGAGLWDDAYGSSDRALLHSSTFGGGNLAAAAGLATLDVLEAEKLPGRAADMGAYLRTALREVCAPYGFVRDVRGIGLMNALEFNGDFSGAAGAMADEVLTRLPGDLHSLVDWLPDDVRAAVARAGDALEASLGDLMCLRFAGRLARDHRILTFLTANRNRVLRLQPPLVLTTEQADRFVTAVGAVCHDLALHSDTVGVPVPGRPTIEEG, from the coding sequence TTGAAGTTCGGCTTCCTGGCCCACGCGGTCAGCCCCGGTCACCGCAACCAGCTGCGCGGCCTGGACCTGCTGGGCAGGCTCCTGGACGACCACCGCGGTACGGTGCGCGAGCCCGGCCCCCGCCTGCATGTGCCGCTGCCCATGCTGACCTCCGTCACCTCCCTCACCGGCAGCCGGTGCACCGGTGAGATCCGCGCTCTCGCCTACACGGCCGAGCAGCTCCTGCGCAGGCCCACCGCCGCCCGGGCCGTCGTCGCGGCCGAGGTCACCGCGCTGGAGGAAGCGGGCGCGCGGATCGTCGGTCTGGGCGGCGCCACGTCGATCGTGGGCGACCGCGGGCAGTGGACGGCCGGCCAGGTCGGCGTGCCCGTCACCAGCGGCAACTCCCTGACCACCTATGCCGCCCACCAGGCCGTGCTCGACTGCGTACGCCTCCTCGGGCTGTCCCCGCGATCCGCGCCCCTCGTCGTGGTCGGCTACCCCGGCTCCATCGCGCTCGCCATGGCCCGCCTCCTGCTGGCGGACGGCTTCCGGCTGGACCTGGTGACCCGCCGAAGCCGCCGGGCCGCCGACGCCCTGCTCAGCTACCTGGAGCCGGAGCAGCACGAGAACGTGACGCTGCGTCAGGACGTTTACGCGTGCGGCGACGGTCCCCGCCTGTACGTGACCGCCTCGTCCTCCGGCGGTGTCATCGACACCGCGCGGCTGCACCCCGGCTCGGTGGTCGTCGACGTCGCCCTGCCCCGGGACGCCCCGGTGCCACCGGCCGGCCGGGACGTGGTGGTCGTCGACGGCGGGCTCGTCAGCGCCGTCGACGGTGTCGTGACCGGCGACGGCACGCTGCCGGGCCCCACCCAGCAGCTCAACGGATGCCTCGCGGAGACCGTGGTGCTGGCCCTGGAGGACCGCGCCGAATCCTGGTCCCTCGGCCGGGAGATCGACGTGGAGGGCGTACGCCGAATCGGCGCGCTCGCCGCACGGCACGGCTTCCTGCCCACGCCGCTCGCCGGTTTCGGACGCACCCTGGCGGACGACGACATCGCCCGCCTGAGCGTCCACCACCTGCCCCGGTCCCGCCCGTCGGCCCCGCCGGACACCACCACGCAGACCCGGCAGCGCTTCCGCGACCACATCAACCCGCCGATGGCCCGGCTGTTCGCCGCCCACGGCATGGACCGGGTCTTCACCCGGGCGGAGGGGTGCGAGCTCATCACGGCCGACGGCGCCGCGTACCTCGACTTCGTCGCCGGATACGGCGCCCTCAACCTCGGCCACAACCACCCGCACGTCGTCGCGGGGCTGCGCGACTTCCTCGGCCGCGGCGCGCCCACCTTCGCCCAGTACATCTCGATGCCCGTCCAGGCCGCCGAACTCGCCGAGCGGCTCAGCGCCCTGGCGCCCGGCGCGCCGGAGCGCGTCTTCTTCAGCAACTCCGGTACGGAGGCGGTGGAAGCCGCGCTGAAGCTCGCCCGCGCCGCCACCGGACGCACCCGGCTCGTGCACGCCGACAACAGCTACCACGGCAAGACGATGGGCGCCCTGTCCGTGACCGGGCGGGACACGCACCGCGCCCCGTTCGCACCCCTGCTGTCCGACTGCGTGGGAGTCCCGTACGGCGACGCCGAAGCACTGGCGGCCGTCATCGACGGCGCCGCCGCCTTCATCGTCGAACCGGTGCAGGGGGAGGGCGGCGTCGTACTGCCGCCCCCCGGCTATCTGCTGGAGGCCCAGCGCCTGTGCCGCCGGGCCGGAGCCGTCTTCGTCCTCGACGAGATCCAGACGGGGCTGGGCCGCACCGGCGCGATGTTCGCCGCCGAGCACGACGGTCTGCGGCCGGACGTCCTGTGCCTGGCGAAGTCGCTCTCCGGCGGCCTGGTCCCGATCGCCGCGACACTGGTCGGCGCCGGCCTGTGGGACGACGCCTACGGCAGCAGCGACCGGGCCCTGCTGCACTCGTCCACCTTCGGCGGCGGCAACCTCGCCGCGGCCGCGGGCCTCGCCACGCTCGATGTCCTCGAAGCGGAGAAACTGCCCGGACGGGCCGCCGACATGGGCGCGTACCTGCGCACCGCCCTGCGCGAGGTCTGCGCACCGTACGGGTTCGTCCGCGACGTCCGGGGCATCGGCCTGATGAACGCCCTGGAGTTCAACGGCGACTTCTCCGGTGCGGCGGGCGCCATGGCCGACGAGGTCCTCACCCGGCTCCCCGGCGACCTGCACTCCCTCGTCGACTGGCTGCCCGACGACGTCCGGGCGGCGGTTGCCCGGGCGGGCGATGCGCTGGAGGCGTCGCTGGGCGACCTGATGTGCCTGCGATTCGCCGGCCGGCTCGCCCGCGACCACCGGATCCTCACCTTCCTGACGGCGAACCGGAACAGGGTGCTGCGCCTCCAGCCTCCCCTGGTGCTGACCACCGAGCAGGCCGACCGGTTCGTGACGGCGGTCGGCGCGGTCTGCCACGACCTGGCCCTGCACTCCGACACCGTCGGCGTACCGGTGCCGGGCCGCCCAACCATCGAAGAAGGATGA
- the acpP gene encoding acyl carrier protein gives MTTGITSTGAILERVTAMLEEKLGLLPEEVTPQARFKEDLGLDSLDMVELLTIVETELGTAVDDEVALSLATIGDVLDYLAAHRPTGAGA, from the coding sequence GTGACCACAGGAATCACTTCCACCGGCGCGATCCTGGAACGCGTGACGGCGATGCTGGAGGAGAAGCTCGGCCTGCTGCCCGAAGAGGTGACGCCGCAAGCGCGGTTCAAGGAGGATCTCGGTCTCGACTCCCTCGACATGGTGGAACTGCTCACGATCGTGGAGACCGAGCTGGGCACGGCCGTCGACGACGAGGTGGCCCTGTCCCTGGCCACGATCGGCGACGTACTGGACTACCTCGCCGCCCACCGGCCGACCGGAGCCGGGGCGTGA
- the fabF gene encoding beta-ketoacyl-ACP synthase II encodes MNGRQVVITGIGPVTPIGVGAHDFWQAQLKGVSGVRRISRFDPDGLPVRIAGEVDLPERFTPGRREALASDRCTQLGLAAARLALEDSSLDLTAEDRDRVGVVMGTGAGGALTWETNTRALVSGGPSRIGARSIAMSMANGTASRIALDHGITGPSTAVVTACASGAEALIGACQMIVSGEADVVLAGGSEAPVTPLIVGGFARIRALSTRNDEPERASRPFSEDRDGFVLAEGAAVLVLESLEHARARGATVLATLSGYGRSSDAHHVTAPHPEGAGAARAMWAALRSAGWSARDVSYVNAHGTGTSYNDASEARALRTALGEEAGRTPVSSTKSMTGHSLGAAGAVEAVVCVQALTHGVVPPTVNLDRADPDLGLDVVGADAREIPLGAVLSNSFAFGGHNVVLAFGAPR; translated from the coding sequence GTGAACGGCCGGCAGGTGGTGATCACCGGCATCGGCCCGGTCACGCCGATCGGTGTCGGCGCGCACGACTTCTGGCAGGCCCAGCTCAAGGGGGTCAGCGGGGTCCGCCGGATCAGCCGCTTCGACCCGGACGGACTCCCGGTGCGCATCGCCGGGGAGGTGGACCTGCCCGAGCGGTTCACCCCCGGCCGCCGGGAGGCGCTGGCCTCCGACCGCTGCACACAACTGGGCCTGGCGGCCGCCCGTCTCGCGCTCGAGGACAGCTCGCTGGACCTGACCGCCGAGGACCGTGACCGGGTGGGCGTCGTGATGGGCACGGGCGCGGGCGGCGCGCTCACCTGGGAGACGAACACGCGGGCCCTGGTGTCCGGCGGTCCGTCCAGAATCGGGGCGCGCTCCATCGCCATGTCGATGGCGAACGGCACCGCCTCGCGGATCGCTCTCGACCACGGCATCACCGGTCCCAGCACGGCGGTCGTGACCGCGTGCGCGTCCGGAGCGGAGGCCCTCATCGGCGCCTGCCAGATGATCGTCTCGGGTGAGGCGGACGTGGTACTGGCGGGAGGCAGCGAAGCGCCGGTCACCCCCCTGATCGTCGGCGGCTTCGCCAGGATCAGGGCGCTGTCCACGCGCAACGACGAGCCCGAGCGCGCCAGTCGCCCCTTCAGCGAGGACCGCGACGGATTCGTGCTCGCCGAAGGGGCGGCGGTGCTGGTCCTCGAATCCCTGGAGCACGCGCGGGCACGGGGCGCCACCGTGCTGGCCACGCTCAGCGGTTACGGACGTTCGTCCGACGCGCACCACGTGACGGCCCCCCACCCGGAGGGCGCGGGCGCCGCGCGCGCGATGTGGGCGGCACTGCGCTCCGCCGGCTGGTCGGCGCGGGACGTCTCGTACGTCAACGCGCACGGCACCGGTACGTCGTACAACGACGCCTCGGAGGCACGGGCGCTGCGGACCGCCCTGGGCGAGGAGGCGGGCCGTACACCGGTGTCCTCGACCAAGTCGATGACCGGCCACAGCCTGGGAGCGGCCGGTGCGGTCGAGGCGGTGGTGTGTGTGCAGGCGCTGACGCACGGCGTCGTGCCACCCACGGTCAACCTCGACCGCGCCGACCCGGACCTGGGACTGGACGTGGTGGGGGCGGACGCACGGGAGATCCCGCTCGGCGCGGTCCTCTCCAACTCCTTCGCCTTCGGCGGCCACAACGTCGTCCTGGCCTTCGGCGCTCCCCGATAA
- a CDS encoding HipA family kinase has protein sequence MLNEVTATRYVTPLREGGSLPGIVEADDLGTYVMKFTGAGQGRKTLVAEVICGELARRLGLRVPELVTIQLDPVIGLGEPDQEVQELLKASGGLNLGMDYLPGSIGFDPLAYEVDPAEAGRVVWFDALINNVDRSWRNPNMLVWHGDLWLIDHGATIIWHHNWPAAESAAAKPYNASDHVLASFGPDVAAAAAELAPRVTEELLTEVAAEIPAEWLVDEPGFESADALRRAHVGVLLARAATIHERITLGAPTEDKPSRAPGWLKERLAPLPRPAGQDETHDKDGDQ, from the coding sequence ATGCTCAACGAAGTCACAGCGACCCGCTACGTCACGCCCTTGCGCGAGGGCGGCTCGCTCCCGGGGATCGTCGAGGCCGACGATCTCGGTACGTACGTCATGAAGTTCACCGGAGCCGGACAGGGCCGCAAGACCCTGGTCGCCGAAGTCATCTGCGGGGAGCTGGCCCGCAGGCTCGGACTGCGCGTCCCCGAACTGGTCACCATCCAGCTCGACCCGGTGATCGGCCTGGGTGAACCGGACCAGGAGGTGCAGGAACTGCTCAAGGCGAGCGGCGGACTGAACCTCGGGATGGACTACCTCCCCGGCTCGATCGGCTTCGACCCGCTCGCCTACGAGGTGGACCCGGCCGAAGCGGGCCGGGTCGTGTGGTTCGACGCGCTGATCAACAACGTCGACCGCTCCTGGCGCAACCCCAACATGCTCGTCTGGCACGGCGACCTGTGGCTCATCGACCACGGCGCCACCATCATCTGGCACCACAACTGGCCGGCCGCCGAGAGCGCGGCCGCCAAGCCGTACAACGCCTCGGACCACGTGCTCGCGTCCTTCGGCCCCGACGTCGCCGCCGCGGCCGCCGAGCTCGCCCCGCGGGTCACCGAGGAACTGCTGACCGAGGTCGCCGCCGAGATCCCCGCCGAGTGGCTCGTGGACGAGCCGGGGTTCGAGAGCGCCGACGCGCTGCGCCGCGCCCATGTCGGCGTCCTGCTGGCGCGCGCCGCCACGATCCACGAGCGGATCACCCTCGGCGCGCCGACCGAGGACAAGCCGTCGCGGGCCCCGGGCTGGCTCAAGGAGCGCCTGGCGCCCCTGCCGCGGCCGGCCGGCCAGGACGAGACGCACGACAAGGACGGCGACCAGTGA